The Coleofasciculus sp. FACHB-1120 genome segment TGTTTCAAGAGTTTATTGTCGCCGCCACACTCCCCGATGGGAGCGCAGTCTTTGGCATCGTGCCCTTTGCTACGAGTTATCAGGAGATGGGGGGTGCAATTACATTTACCCAGCCAATGCAACTGGCAGCAATGACCTCAACCAATACGGTCACTGCAAATCTTACCAGTTGGTTTTTGCCGCAAGAGCGTGTCGTATCTGTCAAGCCTGCGGGTTGGATTCGCGAAAACGACTTGAAGAATATCCTTCATCAAGGCTTTTTTGCTTTGGGATGCGCTAGAGCTGGACTTGATATTCTAGAAGCTGCCGCTCAAACCAAGCCAAACGCCTTTATTTCCATAGCTTTTAAGTCACTCGACCAGGAACTCACCGCCTGTAGCACTGCCATCAGACATCCCCCTAAGCCCTTTGCAGATCGTCTGCAAATCCGAGCATGGGCAATTGATTTAGCTGTGCGGTGTGCCCATGCTGCCGTTACGGTTTCCAGTGGTGCCGCCAACTACAGCCACCACGCAGCACAGCGAGTTTACCGCGAGGCACTGGTGTTTACTGTTTCCGGTCAAACTACGGCTGTAATGGAGGCGACGCTCAACAGGTTGGTGCGTTCAGAATCCGCACTTTATCTCAACTCTGAGGAGGCTCACCCTGGGAACGAGAAACAGCAACTTGAAACTTATTCCTCATCCGATTAATCTATGAATCGCCAAGAAGTTGAAGATAGAACGATTCTGATTGCTTTGACCGGTTCCAGGGGCTACGGTTTAGCGACTGAAACCTCAGACTATGACTATCGCGGCATTTTTGTGGCAACCAAGCCTTATTACCTAGGATTTTCTCAAATTGAACAAAAGGATAGAGGTTGGACAGAAGAGCCAGGAAAATTCTCTTATTTGACTAAAGATACTTCTATTTATGAGCTGAAAAAATTTTTAGAACTGTCTGCCGACAACAATCCAAATATTTTAGAGCTTCTCTGGTTCAAAGATTATGTTCTTTTAACTGAAGTCGGCAGTACCTTGAGACGTCATAAACAGATGTTTCTGTCAAAAAAGGTGAAACATACTTATGCGGGATACGGTTATGCCCAAATAAAAAAATTAGAGTCTCACCGCCGCTGGTTACTTGAACCACCAACCAGAAAACCTGAGCCAGAAGACTTTGGGTTAGAGCCTGCCCAACCGCTGATGGTGGGAGAGATTCATGCGTTTTTAGAATATCTCTACTTGTTAATTAGAGACCGGATTCAGTTTTTGGAGAAAGCGCAAGAACTTTATACTTTACTAACTGCCGAAATTGATTTTAAGGGAGTATTGAAGCAATATGCTTTACCAGAAGAACCGCTAGAGTACACCCGTAAACTTACCAACAGCTCGGAAGAATTTATTCAACTACTACAAAAAAGTCAGCAGTATCAAAATGTCCGCCGAGAATACGATAACTACCAACAATGGAAGAGAAATCGCAATCCAGCACGGGCAGTGATGGAAGCTAAAGTGGGGTATGACTCTAAATTTGCGATGCAGGCTATCCGGTTATTAAGAACAGGTATCGAAATTTTAGAGACACAAACCTTAGTAGTCGATCGCCGGGAGACCGGAGATGCACGGGAATTGCTAGCCATTAAAAACGGCGAGTATCGCTATGAAGAAGTCATGGCGATCGCTAACAATTTGTACACAGGACTCGATGAAGCCTACGCTAAATCTACTCTGCCTAGAAGTGTAAATAGAGAAGCAATTAATCAGCTTTGTATTGATTTAGTGGCAATGCAAGGGTGGTAAGGCTAATCGCGGACAACGTTTTGTCTTTTGCAAATTTTGCTTTTACTTTGTACCTTGTACCTTTTTTTGCCACTGGTCAATTGTTTTCTGGGCAGTCATATAGGTGGGTGTGTCTTTCGGGACTAAAGCCGCCGTCTGAATGGCATCTTTCAGTCTTCCATCAGAGGCGCGAGTCTGCGCTGTCTGATAAATCGTATTGCTCCACTGGGCAATTAACTGTTGTGCCTCGGTATATCCAGGTTGATCGGGGGGGACTTTGCGAACAGCGGCGATCGCGCGAGTGTAAGAAGAAGCTTGCCCGGGTTGAATTAATCCTTGAGCAGATTGGAGAAGGATTTTGTTGGTTCGCTGCTGCTGTGCTTTTTCACGCCAGCTGGCGATCGCTCCTTGAGCTTCTTTATAAATAGACTGATTTTCCACTGGAACCAGTCGTGCCGCTGCGATCGCCTTATCAAACTGCCCTTGTTTTGCCCGTCCGTTGGCTAAATCCAGAATCACACCGCTCCAGCGTGCAATGTCTTGCTGTGCCTGTTCGTAGAGGGGTTCACCAGGTTTTATGTTCTGGGCTTGTGCGATCGCCTGACTAAACTGAGAAGCTTGATTTGGGACGATCAAAGTTCTTGCTTTATCCAACACCGCTTGATTCGCTCCTGCTTGGACCTCTGTGCCCCCCAGCCCATTCTGGGATTCAGAAGCTGAAGAAGCTGACTGTAAGGATACAGCCGTCGGTGTGGTGCTGCCAGGAGTGGCATCTGTTGAGGTGTTTATTGCCTGTTGACCGATAAATGCGGCTCGGTTCCGGAGAAATACCCCCCCTATCAATGCCACTACCAGTGCGATACCACCGCACCACAAAAGCATATTCAGCCACCAGGGTGTGTCATCGACTACCTTTGTCGATTTCCCACTTGTCTGGGGGACGATAGCACCTTGACCGATCCCTGAACGGATGCCGGAGCTATAGTTTGTCTGGGATGCTTTAGAAGTCTGCTTCTGGGTCAAGGCGGCTCCACCAGATGCGCTATTATGCGCCACTATATCCGGAGTAACCTCTTGACGATCCATGCTTCCGACGTTGTGCGTACCTGAGCTGGAAGCGATTGGAGGCGTATCTGAAGCTAATGTCACATTCCAGTTCATCACTCCGTTCGGGAGGAGGGTTGGGAGCTTGGAGTTACTTGCCGAAGGGGGTATTGCACTCACAGGTATCTGAACGGGTCGCCAGTGGTGTTCGCTCAACTCCGGCAAGTGCGATCGCAGATAACGCTCCAGACTCTCCAAAGTCTTGCCTTGGTTATATCGCAGTCCTTCTAGCAGTACTGCTGTAAATAATCCATGACCCACTGAAGACGCTTCGTAAGAAAACTGGTCAACTTGGCAGGACAGTAGTGTGGCAATACCCATTGTTTGGGCTAATTCCAAAGTTTGCGCCCCTACCTTTGCACCTGCTTGACCGCCCTGACTGCGGTTTATATCTAGCAGCACCAAAATATTTTTAGCCGCCGACTCTTTGAGAGTGGTAAAGAGCGATCTTACTGATATACCAGTTTCCGCTATTTCATCTGGGTTTCCTTGACTGGGCATCAGGTAATCCTCCCCGTCGAGAGTCACTCCATACCCACTGAAAAAGAACCAGAGCGAATCATCAACGTTTACTGGCGCATGGCACCACTCATCAAACCAATCTAGCAGGTTTTCCTTTGTAGGGTAGGTTGACTGATCACTAAT includes the following:
- a CDS encoding nucleotidyltransferase domain-containing protein, whose protein sequence is MNRQEVEDRTILIALTGSRGYGLATETSDYDYRGIFVATKPYYLGFSQIEQKDRGWTEEPGKFSYLTKDTSIYELKKFLELSADNNPNILELLWFKDYVLLTEVGSTLRRHKQMFLSKKVKHTYAGYGYAQIKKLESHRRWLLEPPTRKPEPEDFGLEPAQPLMVGEIHAFLEYLYLLIRDRIQFLEKAQELYTLLTAEIDFKGVLKQYALPEEPLEYTRKLTNSSEEFIQLLQKSQQYQNVRREYDNYQQWKRNRNPARAVMEAKVGYDSKFAMQAIRLLRTGIEILETQTLVVDRRETGDARELLAIKNGEYRYEEVMAIANNLYTGLDEAYAKSTLPRSVNREAINQLCIDLVAMQGW
- a CDS encoding caspase family protein; the protein is MANHWAIAIGINQYQFFQPLSYAQADAQTLWQFLVDEAGWSADECLLLTDTSPPISDQSTYPTKENLLDWFDEWCHAPVNVDDSLWFFFSGYGVTLDGEDYLMPSQGNPDEIAETGISVRSLFTTLKESAAKNILVLLDINRSQGGQAGAKVGAQTLELAQTMGIATLLSCQVDQFSYEASSVGHGLFTAVLLEGLRYNQGKTLESLERYLRSHLPELSEHHWRPVQIPVSAIPPSASNSKLPTLLPNGVMNWNVTLASDTPPIASSSGTHNVGSMDRQEVTPDIVAHNSASGGAALTQKQTSKASQTNYSSGIRSGIGQGAIVPQTSGKSTKVVDDTPWWLNMLLWCGGIALVVALIGGVFLRNRAAFIGQQAINTSTDATPGSTTPTAVSLQSASSASESQNGLGGTEVQAGANQAVLDKARTLIVPNQASQFSQAIAQAQNIKPGEPLYEQAQQDIARWSGVILDLANGRAKQGQFDKAIAAARLVPVENQSIYKEAQGAIASWREKAQQQRTNKILLQSAQGLIQPGQASSYTRAIAAVRKVPPDQPGYTEAQQLIAQWSNTIYQTAQTRASDGRLKDAIQTAALVPKDTPTYMTAQKTIDQWQKKVQGTK
- a CDS encoding acyl-CoA dehydrogenase family protein, translated to MDNPLHLLDIAESYLRKSVAPLATQIDSSSEALREALKGLGERSLLALRVPQERGGSEVSEQTFRIFQELIARYSGALAFLQAQHQSAGGMLATSKNSSLKCQYLPHMSNGEILVGVGFSQLRRQGDPTVKAFPVEGGYHLEGQVPWVTGWGLFQEFIVAATLPDGSAVFGIVPFATSYQEMGGAITFTQPMQLAAMTSTNTVTANLTSWFLPQERVVSVKPAGWIRENDLKNILHQGFFALGCARAGLDILEAAAQTKPNAFISIAFKSLDQELTACSTAIRHPPKPFADRLQIRAWAIDLAVRCAHAAVTVSSGAANYSHHAAQRVYREALVFTVSGQTTAVMEATLNRLVRSESALYLNSEEAHPGNEKQQLETYSSSD